TGCGCCTGCGTGACCGGGTCGCCGCCCTGGGGTGCGACGCGGACATCCTGCCGGGCCTCATGCCGTTGACCACGCCGCGGACGTTGGCCAAGACGGTGGAGCTGTCGGGCGCGCCGATGCCGGACTCGTTCGCGCGGCGGCTGAACCCGTACCTGGACGACCCCGCCGGGTTCCGCAAGGAAGGCATCGACGTGGTGACGGAGGTGGCGGAGCGGCTGCTCGCCGAGGGCGTGCCGTGCCTGCACTTCTACACGTTCAACCGGTCCAAGGCGACCCGCGAGATCGTCGGCAGACTCGGTCTGGTCCCAGCCAGGAGTGTGTGAATGGCCGCGAGGTCGCCTCGCTGAACGACCGAGGCGACCTCGCGGGCGTGTGGCTAGGCGTGCAGGTGGCGTTCGGTCGCCGAGTCGAGGGTGACGCCGAGCCGGTTCAGGCCGTTGATGCTGATGATCAACGCGAGCAGGTCGGCCAGTTCCTTCTCCGTGAACGTCGCGCTCGCGCGCTCCCACAACTCGTCGGGAACGCCGTGCTCGCCGAGCCGGGTCACCGCGTCGGTCAACTCCAGCGCGACCCGCTCGGTACCGCTGAAGAACTTCGACTCCCGCCACACCGACACGGCGAACAGCCGCTGCGGGTTCTCACCGGCCTTCATCGCGTCCGTCGTGTGCAGGTCCACGCAGAAAGCGCAGCCGTTGAGCACCGACGCCCGCAGCTGGACCAGCTCCACCAGCGTGCGGTCGACGTTCTCGGCGGCGTAGGCGGCCAGTCCGGTCATCAAGCGGTAGGCCTCGGGCGCGACCTTGGCGAATTTCATCCTCATGCCAGGTGGACGAGGCCGCCCCCGATCATGTGACAGCGCTCTACACGACCTGGCTGCGGCGGTGCGCCACCAGGGCCAGGACCAGGACGATCAGCACCGCGCCACCGGTCAGGCCGGCGACCAGCATGGTCCAGCCGAAGTACGACACCGAGTTCTCCCCGGCGTACCGGACCGTCGCGGTCAGCATCGAGGCCTGGCCGGGCTTCGGGGACCACGCGATGGTCGCGTCGTCCTCCTCTCGCCCGTTCGTGTCCACGATCTCACCCGGGAAGCTGATCTTCACCTGGATGTCCGAGCGCTCGGGCGGCACCTGCGTCAGGTCCACCGACCCGGACAACGTCACCAGGTCGCCCGACCGGCGGAAGGACAGCTGGTACCGGCTGGACGACGCGCTTGTCGCCGCCGACAGCGCCCTGACCTCCTCGAACGTCAACGCGCTGAACGACAGCTGCGTGCCGACGTAGTCGTCCACCTTGTACGGCTTGGTGCTCACCCGGCTGGCCAGCTCGTTCGGCACCTTCAACTGCGGCCCGGGGTCGTTGTCCTGGGTGGGCGGTGTGGCGGCGGTGATCTCGCCGGACACCCGGTCGTCCGAGGACAACGCCATGGCGGCGTGCAGCCGGACGCACCCCGTCAGCGAGAAGAGCGCGAGGAGGAACATCGGCAGGAGGAGCGCGGAGGCCCTGGACACGCGGCCATCCTGCCGGCAGCGGTCAAAAGTTGACCGCTGGGACACGATCGTGAGCGTGGCTAATTACCTGTTGGAGGGACATGGCCCGCAGTAACGTGCGACTCATGTCGACCTCCTCCTCCGCCGGCGTGCACGGCATCAGCAACCAGTTCGTAGCCGACTACGTGGCGGCGGACCCGCTGATCGCGACGTTCATCGGCGTGCCCGGTCACGACGACCGGCTGACCGACTACTCGCCGGAGGGTCACGCCGCCCGCAAGGAGCTGGCACAGCGCGCGCTCGCCGCCGTCAACGCGGCCGAACCCGCGGACAAGTCCGAAGCCGACGCCAAAGCCGTGTTCACGGAGCGGATCGGCCTGGAGGTCGAGCTGTACGAAGCCGGCCTGATGGAGGGCAGGCTCAACGTCATCGCCAGCCCCGTGCAGTCGATGCGCGAGGTGTTCGACCAGATGCCCACCGAGACGGCCGACGACTGGGCCGTGATCGCCAAGCGGCTCATCGCCGTGCCGGACGCGGTGGCGAACCTGCGAGCGGGCCTCGCGTACGCCGCGGACAAGAACCGGTCGGCGGCGTTGCGGCAGGTCACGCGGGTCGCCGAGCAGTGCGACACGTGGGCGGGCCGTGGCGGCCAGTCGTCGTTCTTCGCCACCCTGATCGCCGACGCACCCGCGGACGGCGCGCTGCGCACCGAGCTGGAGGCGGGCGCGAAGGCCGCCGCCGAGGCGTACGGCGACCTGGCCGCGTTCCTGCGCGACGACCTCGCGCCGAAGGCGCCGAAGAAGGACGCGGTCGGCGAGGACGTCTACCGGCTCCAGTCCCGCTACTTCACCGGCTCCCGCTTCGACCTGGCCGAGGCCTACGCGTGGGGCTGGGAGGAGTTCACCCGCATCGAGACCGAGATGAAGCAGGTGGCGGACCGGATCAAGCCGGGCGCCACGCTCGCCGAGGCCGCCGCCGCGCTGGACGCGAACCCGCGTTACCTGGTGCACGGCAAGGACGGCCTCCAGTCGTGGATGCAGGAGCTGTCCGACAAGGCGCTGCTGGACGTGCGCGGCGTGCACTTCGAGCTGCCGGACGAGCTGATGAAGCTGGAGTGCCGCATCGCGCCGCCCGGTGGTGGCGTCGGCGCGTACTACAGCGGTCCCACGCCGGACTTCACCCGACCGGGCCGCATGTGGTGGTCCGTGCCGGACGACAAGGAGGAGTTCTCCACCTGGCGCGAGGTGTCGACCGTCTACCACGAGGGCGTGCCCGGCCACCACCTCCAGATCGCCACGGCGGTCTACCAGGCGGAGAAGCTGAACGAGTTCCAGCGGCTGCTGTGCTGGGTGTCCGGCCACGGCGAGGGCTGGGCCCTGTACGCCGAGCGGCTGATGCGCGAGCTCGGCTACCTGGAGGACGACGGCGACCTGCTGGGCATGCTCGACGCGCACCTGTTCCGCGCCGCCCGCGTCATCATCGACATCGGCATGCACCTGGAGCTGGAGATCCCCCGCGGCACCGGGTTCCACGAGGGCGAGCGGTGGACGCCGGACCTGGGCCTGGAGTTCATGCTCACCCGGACCATCACCGACGCGGCGCACGTGAAGGACGAGATCGACCGCTACCTGGGCTGGCCCGGCCAGGCGCCGTCGTACAAGCTCGGCGAACGGCTGTGGCTGGCGGCCCGCGAAGACGCCCGTACCCGGCATGGTTCCGAGTTCGACCTCAAGCGTTTTCACAAGGAAGCCTTGGAGATGGGGGCCATGGGGCTGGACACTCTTCGTGAGCGGCTCGCGGAGCTCTGACCCTTTCGGGTCCGGTGACCTCACGTCGAGGTCACCGGATCGAGGGTTGGATGTGGGCGGACGAAAAACGGGGAGCGGGGGAACGATGGCCAGACGTGCGATGCGGTCCGCGCTGGGCGTGGTGCTGGCGGGCGCGCTGCTGATCGCCGGCGCCCCGGCGTCCGGGCAGGCCCAGCCGGTCGAGGACCAGACCGAGTGGCGCGTCCGGCAGGAGATCGTGGACCACGCGCTGCGCGAGGTCGGCCAGCGTGAGGGGAACGGCAACTACTACCCCGAGAAGTACTCGCAGACCGGTCAGGGCGTGCTGCGCCCGGCCGAGTGGTGCGGCGTGTTCGTCAACTGGGCGTGGACGACGGGCGGCGTGCCGGACAAGCCGTCGATGCGCCCCGCGCCGGGTGGGTCCGTGCTCGACCAGGGGCACTGGGCGACGTACTGGCAGAAGTGGGGCAAGGCGAACGGCCGGTGGAAGGACATCGGCGAGCGCGACGTGGAGCCTGGTGACGCCGTGGTGTACGGCAACTACCCGGACATGCACGCGCACGTCGGCCTGGTGGTCGAGGTCAAGTACGACCGGAGCGGGCATCAGGCGACGCACGTCCGCACCGTCGAGGGAAACTTCGGCGACCGGGTCGTCTACTCGAAGATGCGCCCGATCGAAGGGCTGAACGCGGGCAGGTACCTCCAGGCGACGGGCTTCGTCTCGCCGTTCTAGCACTTCCGTTGATCTACCCTGCGGCACGTGATCACCACGGACTGGGGCGGGGTGCGTGAACGCGTCGAGGCGCTCGCGCGACGGGACAAGGCCGACGTGCTCTTCGGCTACGGCGGCCGGGGGCACGGCCACCGGTTGCGGCTCGACGCACCGCTCTCGGAAGAGCAGCTGGATGAGGCCGAGGCGCGATTGCGGGTGACCCTGCCGGCGGACTACCGCTCGTTCCTGCTCCAGGTCGGGGCGGGCGGCGCGGGTCCGTTCTACGGGATCGGCTCGTTGGTGCGGCAGGACGACGGCTGGAGCTGGAACGGCCCGGGGCTGGAGTCCGATCTCGGCCGGCTCCACCTGCCGTTCGCGGGCGAAGACGTCATCACGGAGGCCCTGGCCGAGCACGACGGTAGGGAGCCGGTCTTGCGGGACTTCCCCGGCATCGAGGAGTTCAGCCGGGCGTTCAAGGCCTGGGACGGCGAGGGCGAAGTCCTGTTCCGCCGGATGGCCACCGGCGCGGTGCGGCTGAGCCACTTCGGCTGCGGCGCCTACTACTGGCTCGTCGTCAGCGGGTCCGAACGCGGTCACCTGTGGGTCGAGAACCGTCCGGTCGACCTCGGCTTCACCCCGCTCACCCGTCCCGAGCCGCGGGTCACCTTCACCCGGTGGTACCTCGACTGGCTGGCCGCGGCCGAAGACCAAGTAGACCGCGCGAGCCGCTGACCTCAGGTGACCGGTTTCTAGGTGACCGGCAGGGTGCGGCCCAGCACGGCGAACGGCCGGGGGTCGCCGGTGAACTGGTAGTGCCGCAGCACGTCCACGAAACCCATCCGCCGGTACAGCCGCCACGCCTTGCTCGGACCCTCCGGAGTGGACAGCAGCACCCGTGAACTGGGCACGCCGGCCAGCAGGTTCCGCAGCAGCTGCTCACCGATGCCCCGGCTCTGCGCGCGCGGCAGGACGTGGAGTTCGGTCAGCTCGAAGTAGTCGCGCATCCACTCCTCTACCGCGTTCGGCCCGGCGACCATGGTCAGCCCGTGCCGCACCTGCTCGTGCCACCACTGGCCGACCGAGCCGCGGTAGCCGTAGCCGATGCCGACCAGCTCGTCCTGCTCTCCCAACGCCACCACGCACCGCCAGCCCTCGCGCAGCATGTGCGCCAACCACATGGGCGCGCGCTGCTCGGCCGTGCCGGGCGGGTAGTCCATCGCGCTCACGTAGAGCGCGAGCGCCTCGTCCAACCGGGAGTTCAGCTCACGCGAGGACAGCGTGACGATCCGCTGCGACGGCGCGGCGGTCACCGGGCGACCTCGGCGGGTGTGCCACCGGTCAGGTCGACCAGACCCGCGTAAGTGGTGGGGTAGAGCGCGTGCGGGTGCCCGGCGGCGGCCCACACCACGTCGTGCCGCTCCAGCGCGACGTCGACGAACGTGCGGATCGGCGCGGGGTGGCCCACCGGGGAGACGCCGCCGATGACCTGGCCGGTGTGCTCACGCACGAACGCGGGGGTGGCCCGTTCGATCGAGTCGGCGCCGGCCAGCGCGGCGAGCTTGTCGGTGTCCGCCCGGTGCGCGCCGGACGTGAGCACGAGCAGTGGCGCGGCGACACCGTCGCGGACCGCGGCGAACACCAGGCTGTTCGCGATCGCGCCGACCGGCACGCCCACCGCGTCGGCCGCTTCGGCGGCGGTGCGAACGGCGTCGGCCAGCACGCGAATCCCGTTCGCCGCCTCGTGATGGCCCGCCTCGGACAGTGCGGCGGCCACCTTGCGGATGCCGGGGTGGTCGAGTGCGCTCACCTGTTCATAAGACCACGGGCGGTCGGCTTGAGGAGTTCCGGGCCGGCAGGTTACTCTGGTCTTGCTCGAACATTTGTTCGAGCAATGCCTTGGTGGTGGGGCGGGGGAAGCGCCCCACCACCAAGTGCCGCCGTCTCCCCGCGGCGGTCGTCGCTGTCCCGACGCCGCGAGGAGGCCGCGATATGACTCAGACCTTCCCCCGCCGCATTCCCCTCCCACTGCCACCGGCGTCGGCCGTGACCCTGCTCGGTCAGGCGCGCGAGTGCCTGGCCGAGGCCGAACGGGACCCGTTGCCGCACACCCGCTTCGCCACGGCCTACCTGGCCGCGATGCGGGCCGCGGCGGCCGTGCTGGCGGCCCGCGGCCGACCCCACCGGGGCCGGGCCAGGCCGACCAGCGTGTGGCTCCTGCTGTCCTCCCTCGCGCCGGAACTGCGCGAGTGGGCCGCGTTCTTCGCCGAGTGCTCGGCGACGCGCGCGGCCGTGTTGGCGGGCATCACCAGGCAGGTCACCCCGCGGGCAGCCGACGACCTGGTGCGCCAAGCGGCGCAGTTCACCGAGTTGGTCGACGAGATCATGTACGAGGACGGACTGTGAGCAGGGGACTGGTCGCCTACGACCGCCTGATCGACGTAGTGGAGCAGGAAGCCGAGCGCCTGGCGGCGTCGGCCGAAGGACAGCGCCCGGAACGCCAGGTGCCCGCGTGCCCGGGACTCAACCTCGGGGAGACGGCGAGGCACGTGGGCAGCACGTACCGGATGGTGTCGACGTGGCTGAGGGAAGGCAGCCAACCGCTGGTGTGGCAGCAGGACCCGGAGAAGGGGCAGACGCTGCCCGAGTACGTCCGGTCGGGTGTGCCGCCGTTGGTTCGGGCATTGCGGGCTCGTGAGCCGGACGACCCGTGCGAGACGTGGTGGCCCGCCGAGCGCAACCACAACTTCTGGGCGCGACGGCTGGCGCACGAGTCGACCGTGCACCGGATGGACGTCCAGTCGGCGGTCGGGCTGCCGGTGGACCCGGTGGACGACGACGTGGCCGAGGACGGTGTGGACGAGATCCTGTCGCTGTGGCTGGGACACCGGCTGGACCTCCTCGGTGTGCGCGGCACCCGGCAGGGGACCGTGGCGCTCCGTGCCGGGAACAAGGTGTGGCTCGCGACGACCGGACCGGACCCGGCCGTGGCACGGCTGGTCGACGACGAGGAAGCGGCGTCGGCGG
This is a stretch of genomic DNA from Saccharothrix ecbatanensis. It encodes these proteins:
- a CDS encoding carboxymuconolactone decarboxylase family protein → MRMKFAKVAPEAYRLMTGLAAYAAENVDRTLVELVQLRASVLNGCAFCVDLHTTDAMKAGENPQRLFAVSVWRESKFFSGTERVALELTDAVTRLGEHGVPDELWERASATFTEKELADLLALIISINGLNRLGVTLDSATERHLHA
- a CDS encoding DUF3153 domain-containing protein, which gives rise to MSRASALLLPMFLLALFSLTGCVRLHAAMALSSDDRVSGEITAATPPTQDNDPGPQLKVPNELASRVSTKPYKVDDYVGTQLSFSALTFEEVRALSAATSASSSRYQLSFRRSGDLVTLSGSVDLTQVPPERSDIQVKISFPGEIVDTNGREEDDATIAWSPKPGQASMLTATVRYAGENSVSYFGWTMLVAGLTGGAVLIVLVLALVAHRRSQVV
- a CDS encoding DUF885 domain-containing protein, with amino-acid sequence MSTSSSAGVHGISNQFVADYVAADPLIATFIGVPGHDDRLTDYSPEGHAARKELAQRALAAVNAAEPADKSEADAKAVFTERIGLEVELYEAGLMEGRLNVIASPVQSMREVFDQMPTETADDWAVIAKRLIAVPDAVANLRAGLAYAADKNRSAALRQVTRVAEQCDTWAGRGGQSSFFATLIADAPADGALRTELEAGAKAAAEAYGDLAAFLRDDLAPKAPKKDAVGEDVYRLQSRYFTGSRFDLAEAYAWGWEEFTRIETEMKQVADRIKPGATLAEAAAALDANPRYLVHGKDGLQSWMQELSDKALLDVRGVHFELPDELMKLECRIAPPGGGVGAYYSGPTPDFTRPGRMWWSVPDDKEEFSTWREVSTVYHEGVPGHHLQIATAVYQAEKLNEFQRLLCWVSGHGEGWALYAERLMRELGYLEDDGDLLGMLDAHLFRAARVIIDIGMHLELEIPRGTGFHEGERWTPDLGLEFMLTRTITDAAHVKDEIDRYLGWPGQAPSYKLGERLWLAAREDARTRHGSEFDLKRFHKEALEMGAMGLDTLRERLAEL
- a CDS encoding DUF4148 domain-containing protein, encoding MARRAMRSALGVVLAGALLIAGAPASGQAQPVEDQTEWRVRQEIVDHALREVGQREGNGNYYPEKYSQTGQGVLRPAEWCGVFVNWAWTTGGVPDKPSMRPAPGGSVLDQGHWATYWQKWGKANGRWKDIGERDVEPGDAVVYGNYPDMHAHVGLVVEVKYDRSGHQATHVRTVEGNFGDRVVYSKMRPIEGLNAGRYLQATGFVSPF
- a CDS encoding SMI1/KNR4 family protein, with translation MITTDWGGVRERVEALARRDKADVLFGYGGRGHGHRLRLDAPLSEEQLDEAEARLRVTLPADYRSFLLQVGAGGAGPFYGIGSLVRQDDGWSWNGPGLESDLGRLHLPFAGEDVITEALAEHDGREPVLRDFPGIEEFSRAFKAWDGEGEVLFRRMATGAVRLSHFGCGAYYWLVVSGSERGHLWVENRPVDLGFTPLTRPEPRVTFTRWYLDWLAAAEDQVDRASR
- a CDS encoding GNAT family N-acetyltransferase gives rise to the protein MTAAPSQRIVTLSSRELNSRLDEALALYVSAMDYPPGTAEQRAPMWLAHMLREGWRCVVALGEQDELVGIGYGYRGSVGQWWHEQVRHGLTMVAGPNAVEEWMRDYFELTELHVLPRAQSRGIGEQLLRNLLAGVPSSRVLLSTPEGPSKAWRLYRRMGFVDVLRHYQFTGDPRPFAVLGRTLPVT
- a CDS encoding YbaK/EbsC family protein; this encodes MSALDHPGIRKVAAALSEAGHHEAANGIRVLADAVRTAAEAADAVGVPVGAIANSLVFAAVRDGVAAPLLVLTSGAHRADTDKLAALAGADSIERATPAFVREHTGQVIGGVSPVGHPAPIRTFVDVALERHDVVWAAAGHPHALYPTTYAGLVDLTGGTPAEVAR
- a CDS encoding SAV_6107 family HEPN domain-containing protein, encoding MTQTFPRRIPLPLPPASAVTLLGQARECLAEAERDPLPHTRFATAYLAAMRAAAAVLAARGRPHRGRARPTSVWLLLSSLAPELREWAAFFAECSATRAAVLAGITRQVTPRAADDLVRQAAQFTELVDEIMYEDGL
- a CDS encoding maleylpyruvate isomerase family mycothiol-dependent enzyme, which codes for MSRGLVAYDRLIDVVEQEAERLAASAEGQRPERQVPACPGLNLGETARHVGSTYRMVSTWLREGSQPLVWQQDPEKGQTLPEYVRSGVPPLVRALRAREPDDPCETWWPAERNHNFWARRLAHESTVHRMDVQSAVGLPVDPVDDDVAEDGVDEILSLWLGHRLDLLGVRGTRQGTVALRAGNKVWLATTGPDPAVARLVDDEEAASADGEVTGTPMQLYRWLWGRIPDRDLPPPTGDHDAIAQLWALLRLATK